The window CAGCCGACAAAACGTCCTCACCGAAGAAGTGACGGCTTGCCTTCCGTTTTTGCTTCCCCCATAGTCGACCGATATGTTCAAAGTAAGTTCGGGTGGCGGCCACCCTCTGTGCCACCAGCATGAGGATAAGACGATGGGCGGACGACGCCGGTTCGATCGAAATAGCCTGGTTTGCTTCTCTGCGGCCATTCTGAGTCTCTGCGCCACAGCACCCGCGGCAGCGGCAGGAACCGGCACGGCCCGGCACCAGCAGATGGAAGCCTCCAGCATGACGATTCATGTGCCGATTCCCATGACCGCCCTGGCCGAGCAGTATGCGAGCATTCACCAGTCACTCGCCGCACATCGACACACACACCGCGACTGGGTAACGCTGGGCGGAGGTACCGGATTTTTGAAGTACCGGATCTGGCCGGGAGAGCAGAGTTCGACGACGACCGAAGGTCGCCTGCTGTCCCAATCCAGCTTTCCATTCGGCGTGGAATACGCGAAGCAAATCAAAGGCACGGTGACGAAAATCGCCGACTGCGGCCAACAGGATGCCACAACCGGCACAGGCCGGTTATCGGTGACGCTGGCAACCACCTTCAGCCAGGCCCGCGCCTATACCCTATTGCCCATCAGTAGCGTTACCGCGGTGGAAGCGAACCGACCCTGCCTGCTGTCCGAACAAGGCGTCGATACGGCACCCCTGATGGCGCAGGTCTATCGAAGTGAGTTGCAAGAGATGCTGCCGACGGTTGATCGTAAGGCTGCCACCCTCGTGACGCTGAAGCCCGCCGTCACTCACATCTGGAACGATCTGCAGGAACCCTTGCTGTTGGATGAAGCGGAAGGCCTCTGGCTCCAACTGAATCCTGAAGCCATCGGTCCCGCCGGAGTCGAGTCGCTGTCAGGCACACCGGCTGCCGGATACGGCGTCAGGGCCAGACCGACCGTCGTGCGTGGCACCAAGCCCTTGTCACGACATCTCCCCCTCCCCGAGCTGCAGTCTCAGTTTCATGACGAGGGCTTTCATGTCGCCTTCGCGCTCCAGGTCCCCATCGAGGAAGCGAATCAGCGATTGCGCGAAGCAGTGGTCGGGCAGGAATGGTCGCTGGGCGTCGGCACGATCAAGATCGTGGGGGCAACATTGTACCCCCTGGGCAATCAAGTGGGAGTGGAACTCACCCTGAGGGGGCTGCTCCCGCTCACACTCCGTTTAAAGGGAACACCGGCGTACGACGAAGCGGCGGGGCGGATTCTGTTTCGGGATGTCGACTACACGATCAAGGAGCGCACGCCGGCCACCGACTTGGCTGAAGAATGGTTACATGAACCGCTACGTGATGAGTTGGCCGGAAGATTGGTGCTCCCCATTCGAGAGGAACTGGACCTGATGCGACAGGCGCTGGAGAAGGGACTGAACAGAAACCTGACAGGAGGGCGCTTGCGCGGCAGGGTTCACAAGCTGTCCCTCGAAGCGCTGACGGTGCAGACCGCCAACCTCTCGGTGCGATTCAAAACCGAGGGAACACTTCACTACGACGCCCATGCGGACATCGGAGCCCCGTAACGCGCACCTTAGCAGGATGCGAAAAAAGTCCGCCAGCGGCGTTCTCGCGTCGCTTCGAGGCTCACCGTACCGCATGAGTACGATTCGCCTCTTCGCTCGCTGCGGCCTTGCTGGACGGCCGTTTTGCACATCCTGCGGGTTATGGTGATACCGACACGGCACATAAGTTAATTGTAGCGTACTGCGCAACAATCGAGCTTTTCCGCAGCCTGTTAGACCTTCAGCTTTCGTTTCAGCTGTGATTCCACACTCGACACTTTGCTCGACAAGCGCCCCTTCGGTCCCTTGCGGTAGTCGATCTTGATGCTGCAGGACACGCGATTGCAGTCTTTGCGCATGCGCATGTAGCACTTCTTGACCACCGCCATGACCTCGTCCCATTCCCCTTCGAGTACCGTGCCCATCGGATTCAGCCGATAGTCCACACCGCTCTTGTCGATAATATCCAACGAGCGTGACACGTATTTGCTCACGCTCTCTCCCTTGCCCAGGGGCGACATACTGAATTCCAGCAACACCATAGTGGGAATCTCCTGCTGATAACTGTCGGCCGATAACGAACGACCGGTCCTACGATCCGCGCTTTTCCCCTGCCCCAACGGCCGCCCGTTGATCCAGCCACACCTTCGGGTACTGCACTTTTCCCAGAAGTCGGAATCCATCCAGCGCCTCACGCAACAGCGCGCGACGTTTCTCCGCGTCCGGTTCGTTGGCCTTGGCCTGCTCGCGAAGCTGCCCGAGCCAATCGACGAACGCGACAAACTCGTTGTCCAAAATACGCTCGAGATCTTCCTTCATGAATCCGGAAAGCGCCGGCGCCTGCCCGCTCGAGCTGATCGCCACACGAACATGACCGGAGCTGACGACGGCCGGCATCACCACGTTCGACACGTCGGGCTGGTCGACGGACCAGATCAAAAATTTCTGTTCGCGAGCCAATCGCATGAGTGAGTGGGAGAGTTCACGATCATCGCGAATCGTGTTCAAGACCAGGATGACCGCCTCCAGATCGTTCGCGCGGAAATGCCGCCCACGATGAATGATTTTCGCCGAGGCCGCCAGTTTACGAAGCACTTCATGCAGGGTGGGACTGATCACCGTGACCTTCGCGCCTGCCTCTAGGAGCCGCTGCACTTTATCTGCCGCTTCCTCATCACCACCGATCACCAGGACCGGCCACCCACGCACATCGAGTGAAATTTGAAACCCGGGATTTGCAGCCATTGAGTTCATCCTCCAACAAATCGACAACGACGTGAACGCGTATCATACAACAGCCGATTTGACAGGGTAAACCCGCTCCGCCATTCCCCTTTCTGGCAGGAGCTGGGTATAATGCGCCCGCTGGATGACGGGCGAGCCCGTCGCACACACCGCGAGTCAACAAAGGAGTCTATTGTGGCTGGATATACAGGACGATCCCTGGCGATGGCCGGAGGGATCATCGGCATTGCGGCCGTCGCGGCCTATTTCGGCATCGCCCACATCGGGGAGCCGGATCAAGGCGGCGGATCGATTGCCGGGCAAGTGCAGATCGCGCCCAACCTGGCCGACCAGGTCAAACCGACCGATGTGCTGTTCGTCATCGTGCGGCGTCCGACCGGACCACCGAGACCCATCGCGGCCAAACGGATCGACGCGCCGAAATTTCCGGTGCAGTTTGAGATTACGAGTGCCGATGTCATGGTCCAGGGCACCGAATTGAAAGGCATGGTGGATGTGATTGCGCGTCTGGATCGAGATGGCCAGGCCGGCCAGGCGCAACCGGGTGACATGGAGGGACGCTACCCGAAGAATCCGACGTTACCGGGCGGGAAAGACGTGAACATTACCATCGACAAGGTGTATTAGCTGCGGCAGGCTGTCTGAATCGGTGATTCGGTAAGGCTGCAACCAGCGAGAGGCCGGGCGCACTTGGCTTGTGCGTTGAAGTGGTGAGCACCGCGAGTGCGACGCCGAGAACCCGTTTCAACAGCCGGCTAGGTTTCAGCCGGGTCCGCGTCCAGCTCGAGGTTCCAGTACAGATAGTCCCGCCAACTTTCCGGCGTGTTCCGGATCCCGATGGTAATCGTGACGGTGGGACTCCAGCGCGGCTTTACGGGCCTCTTGATCAAACGCATGTTGGCTTCTTCCGGGGTCCGGCCGCTCTTCCGGTTGTTGCACCGCCAGCAGGCCGTCACGATGTTCTCCCAGGTCTTCCGACCGCCTTTCGCGATCGGCACGACATGGTCGAACGTCAGTTCCTCCGTGCGGAACTTGTGCTTGCAGTACTGGCAGCAGTAGCCGTCACGCGTAAAAATGTTGATGCGGGAAAACTTCACCGCGCGATGGCTATCCTTGAGCTTCACCAGCTTCAGGAGGCGCATCACCGAGGGGAGCTTGATCGAGATCGAGATACCGTGGATTTGGCGATCGTAGACTTCGAGGACTTCGACCTTCCCCTGCCAGAGCAGAGTAATGGCCTTTTGCCAATGCAGGACACGGAGCGGTTCATAGGTGGAGTTGAGCAACAAGGTCATTTCCATAGTGGCTCCGGCGATCTCCTATGAGTGCACTATTTACAGAATAGCAAATGACGGCGCTGTTGTGACCCTTCCCTGAAAAATGCCTGCTCAATCTATGCCATATGCGGCCAATGAAATCAAGCGCTTAGGCAATACCGCACACAATGTCACGCAATATTGAGACGACCTGTACCCCGCTGTAACTTGCAGAGGACGCTTATGGATTCGAAGCCCGACTATATCACCGTCGCCCAGGTGGACCAGGTTCCTCCTGGCACCTGCCGCACCGTTGAAGTCGAGGGAATTTTTCTCGCCCTCTGTAATGTCGACGGAACCTTTCATGTCGTCGATAATACATGCCCGCACGCAGGGGGACCGCTCGGCGAAGGATGCATGGATGGTGAACTGGTCGAATGCCCCTGGCACGGGTGGCGATTCAACGTCCGTACCGGTGAGCGGCCTGAAAATCCGGAGATCCGCGTGGCTTGCGTGGAAGTGAGGGTGCAAGGCACAAACGTGCAGGTGAAAACGCCCCTTACATTGTAGGCGGGAACGAAGGGACTTCGCCGCCCGGTGCGCGCGGTCGTCCACTCTCCGGGCCTTCCGGCATCAACCCGTCGGCCGGCAACGAGGCCGCGTTGACGCGCTTCGTCGCCAGATCCACGTGCCAGATGAAATCCCGTTCGAACCACTGGGTTGTCCCCTGCTCGCGCATGTAGATCCGGACCTCATAGCGTTGACCGTCCTGCTTGATCACTTTCCACTCTCCCAAGCGCAAGCCCAACTTGCGGGCTTCCTGAATGCGGGCCCGTTCGTTGAACGCCTGAAGAATCGTCGGATAACCGGCGGCCCGATGGGTTTGCACCAGCGCGAGGGCCTCGGCAGCCTGCGAGTCGAGCATCGGGTTGAGGCCGGGCGGTTTCATCCACCAATAGGCCAACCCTCCGGCCAGGAGAAGCGCAAGCACCGTGTAATGGATCACTTTACTCATAGGTCGTCACAATAAACTGGGGTGGATGATTGATCAGCTCGTCATCATAGGTGGCGTGTGAATTCACTGTCAATCGTCGCATGCGTTGAAACCGGCGACGCGCAGGAGCCCCCGCGCTTGACAAGGTCGCGCAACGCTATGGTACAAGTACCGGTCAACCTTCGCGACATAATCGGAGTCTCACTGTTCAATGAAGTTCTTCTTTTACGCGGACAATTTGAACCCGTCTCAACTCAAGCGTCGCGCCCCGGAACACAAGTTTCTTTTCACGGCGTACCTCCCCGACCATAGCATTCAGTTCTGCCGCTGGTCGACGCAATGGCGATGCGGCCTGGCGAGCGTGATTCCGTCGCCGGGGGAAAAAGTCTGGGGAGCCGTCTTCGAAATCACCGACGAAGATCTCAAGATCCTCGACGAATTCGAAGGTGACGTGCCGCAGGGCGCCTACCGCCACCTGCCGGTGACAGTGATCACGGAAGAAGGCGAAAAGTTATTAGTCACCACCCATGCGGCCAATCCCATCGGCAAATTCAAGCCGAAGGAACATTACATCGATTGGGTCCTCAAAGGCGTCAAGCAGTGGAAGTTGCCTGAGGAATCCACCGAGCAGTGGAAGGCGTATAAACCAGCCTGACGAACTCACGCAGTCGTCACTCACCCCATACATTGAGGTCACGATGCCAAAACCGAAATATCATATCCTTGTCTGCACAAACGCCCGTCCGCCGGGCCACCCGAAACCCTCCTGCGGCGGCCAGGGCTCTGCGCAACTGCTGATGTCCTTTAACATGGGCCTCATGCAGCGCGGCATCATGCCTGGCGAAGTCCTCGTCACCGGCTCCTCCTGCCTCGGCCCCTGCGAGCAGGGACCGACCGTCGTGGTGTACCCGGACAACACCTGGTATTCGAAAGTCACTGAAGCCGATGTCGCTACGATTCTCGATGAGCACATCAAGGGCGGCAAACCGGCGGCGAAGCTGAACCCGGATTCGGTCTGGAAGTAGCGCGCGAACGCCAGCGCGGAGATGAATCAAAAAGGCCGCCCAGCGAAACGAGTTCGATGCTGGCGGCCTTTTTAACCTTCAGCGGATATCGATGTGAGTAGCCCCACAGCCCACGAACATAAACACCACGCACCCCGCTCCATCGGATGCATGGTTATCACCTGCAGCGACACCCGCACGCCTGAGACCGACACCAGCGGCCAATTGATCCAGCAGTTGCTCAAGGACAAGGGCCATCACATCGCCGCCTACCACCTCGTCAAAGACGAACCGGCAGAGATCAAGGCGCGGATCGCCGAAGCCATCACCAATGAGTCCGTGCAGGCCATCGTGATCAATGGCGGAACAGGGATCTCCCGGCGGGACTCGACGTTTGAGGCGGTGGATGCGATGCTGGAAAAACGGCTGGATGGATTCGGCGAAGTGTTTCGCTATCTGACCTATCAGGACATCGGCTCACCGGCCATCATGAGCCGGGCCACCGCCGGCATCATCAAGGGCCGTATCCTCTTTTCGACTCCGGGATCAGAAAACGCCGTCCGCCTGGCGATGGAAAAACTGATCCTCCCCGAACTGGGCCACCTCGTCAAAGAACTCACGAAGTAAGAACGACACGTGAGAGGTGAAACGATCACCTCTTCACATCCTACGTTTGACGCTCTATCCCCGGCCAGTCACGAGTGCTCCAAACGGTCATCCAATGAGGCCGCAGGGACCACGGCGACTGAGGCCTACCCTTAGGGGTACGTTGAAGATTTGATGAGCCGAGAACAAAGTTGGGGACCGTTTTCAGCATCCGCAGGGTGAAGGATGTTCAAAACGGCCGTCCAGCAAGGCCGCAGGCGAAACAAAACCGGAAGCGTACCCTCAGGGGTACGTTGAGGATTTTGACGAGCCGAGAACGCTGCTGGAGGCCGTTTTCAGCATCCGCAGGGTGAAGGATGTTCAAAATGGCCGCCCAGCAAGGCCGCAGAAAGAAGGGCGACTGAGGCGTACCCTTGCGGTACGTCGCAGGGAGCCGTGCGACTGAGAACGATGCTGGAGGCCATTTTCAACATCCGCCTAGTCTTGCCCGATTTTCGGTTCAGAGTACACCTGCTTATCCGCCAGTCTCGATTGCGCGTACCGTTTGTAATGCATCAAGAGATCGCGCACCGACACCACGCCGACGATCGAGCCCCCCTTGGTCACCGCGAGGTGGCGCACCCCGAGATCGCCCATCATATCCTGCGCGTCATCGACCGCCTGATTGCTCTCAATGGTGCAGAGCGGAGTGGTCATGATCTTTTCCACCGTGAGTTTCGATACGTCCTGGCTGGTCGCCAGACCCTTGCGGACGAGATCCGTATCGGTCACGATCCCCACAAAGTTCTTCCCCTTCTTAATCAGGAGTGAACCGACCCGCAAGTCACGCATCTTCTTCGCCGCACCGCGAATCGACGTCGTCGGACCAATGCTCTGGGGTTTCTTGTTCATGATCTGCGCAATACTCGCCATGTCACATACCTTTCTGCCCGTTGGGACAAGAGAGCCACTAATGAAACCGGTTATGAAACGCTCAGCACGATCTTACCAAAAAATTTTCGATTCAGAAGATATTCTTGCGCCGCCTTCGCTTCGGAGAGTGGAAACGTCCGGTCGATCACAGGCTGCAACCTGCCTTGGCCGACCAACTGAGCAGCCTTGAGCAATTCACTCTGCGACCCCATGTACGAGCCCCGGATCGTAAGCTGCCGTGAATAGACATACCGGAGATCGAGCTTCACCTCCGCGCCCGTCGTGGCGCCGCAGGTAATCAACCGGCCGCCTTTGGCCAATGCATCGATACACTGTGTCCACACCTCCGGGCCGATGTGTTCGATCACTACATCCACGCCGCGGCGGTGCGTCAACTCGCGCACCCGCTGGTTCACCTG is drawn from Nitrospira sp. ND1 and contains these coding sequences:
- a CDS encoding CBS domain-containing protein, which codes for MASIAQIMNKKPQSIGPTTSIRGAAKKMRDLRVGSLLIKKGKNFVGIVTDTDLVRKGLATSQDVSKLTVEKIMTTPLCTIESNQAVDDAQDMMGDLGVRHLAVTKGGSIVGVVSVRDLLMHYKRYAQSRLADKQVYSEPKIGQD
- a CDS encoding MTH1187 family thiamine-binding protein is translated as MVLLEFSMSPLGKGESVSKYVSRSLDIIDKSGVDYRLNPMGTVLEGEWDEVMAVVKKCYMRMRKDCNRVSCSIKIDYRKGPKGRLSSKVSSVESQLKRKLKV
- a CDS encoding gamma-glutamylcyclotransferase family protein, giving the protein MKFFFYADNLNPSQLKRRAPEHKFLFTAYLPDHSIQFCRWSTQWRCGLASVIPSPGEKVWGAVFEITDEDLKILDEFEGDVPQGAYRHLPVTVITEEGEKLLVTTHAANPIGKFKPKEHYIDWVLKGVKQWKLPEESTEQWKAYKPA
- a CDS encoding molybdenum cofactor biosynthesis protein B; the encoded protein is MVITCSDTRTPETDTSGQLIQQLLKDKGHHIAAYHLVKDEPAEIKARIAEAITNESVQAIVINGGTGISRRDSTFEAVDAMLEKRLDGFGEVFRYLTYQDIGSPAIMSRATAGIIKGRILFSTPGSENAVRLAMEKLILPELGHLVKELTK
- a CDS encoding ferredoxin, with the protein product MPKPKYHILVCTNARPPGHPKPSCGGQGSAQLLMSFNMGLMQRGIMPGEVLVTGSSCLGPCEQGPTVVVYPDNTWYSKVTEADVATILDEHIKGGKPAAKLNPDSVWK
- a CDS encoding bifunctional precorrin-2 dehydrogenase/sirohydrochlorin ferrochelatase; its protein translation is MAANPGFQISLDVRGWPVLVIGGDEEAADKVQRLLEAGAKVTVISPTLHEVLRKLAASAKIIHRGRHFRANDLEAVILVLNTIRDDRELSHSLMRLAREQKFLIWSVDQPDVSNVVMPAVVSSGHVRVAISSSGQAPALSGFMKEDLERILDNEFVAFVDWLGQLREQAKANEPDAEKRRALLREALDGFRLLGKVQYPKVWLDQRAAVGAGEKRGS
- a CDS encoding HNH endonuclease encodes the protein MEMTLLLNSTYEPLRVLHWQKAITLLWQGKVEVLEVYDRQIHGISISIKLPSVMRLLKLVKLKDSHRAVKFSRINIFTRDGYCCQYCKHKFRTEELTFDHVVPIAKGGRKTWENIVTACWRCNNRKSGRTPEEANMRLIKRPVKPRWSPTVTITIGIRNTPESWRDYLYWNLELDADPAET
- a CDS encoding Rieske 2Fe-2S domain-containing protein, with product MDSKPDYITVAQVDQVPPGTCRTVEVEGIFLALCNVDGTFHVVDNTCPHAGGPLGEGCMDGELVECPWHGWRFNVRTGERPENPEIRVACVEVRVQGTNVQVKTPLTL
- a CDS encoding DUF4403 family protein; its protein translation is MGGRRRFDRNSLVCFSAAILSLCATAPAAAAGTGTARHQQMEASSMTIHVPIPMTALAEQYASIHQSLAAHRHTHRDWVTLGGGTGFLKYRIWPGEQSSTTTEGRLLSQSSFPFGVEYAKQIKGTVTKIADCGQQDATTGTGRLSVTLATTFSQARAYTLLPISSVTAVEANRPCLLSEQGVDTAPLMAQVYRSELQEMLPTVDRKAATLVTLKPAVTHIWNDLQEPLLLDEAEGLWLQLNPEAIGPAGVESLSGTPAAGYGVRARPTVVRGTKPLSRHLPLPELQSQFHDEGFHVAFALQVPIEEANQRLREAVVGQEWSLGVGTIKIVGATLYPLGNQVGVELTLRGLLPLTLRLKGTPAYDEAAGRILFRDVDYTIKERTPATDLAEEWLHEPLRDELAGRLVLPIREELDLMRQALEKGLNRNLTGGRLRGRVHKLSLEALTVQTANLSVRFKTEGTLHYDAHADIGAP